The following are encoded in a window of Carya illinoinensis cultivar Pawnee chromosome 15, C.illinoinensisPawnee_v1, whole genome shotgun sequence genomic DNA:
- the LOC122296954 gene encoding uncharacterized protein LOC122296954, with product MDVWAENASPVQKWVSNEREMQELWADWCEKLSINDLELMVMVLRRIWLRRNSFVFENKFEKPDVLFKLAADSLFQFKQVQQQSHKNQDSGIRRGRSCRWKAPAKDQVKVNWDAALKIKEGRMGIGVVIRDENGDVMVSLCSQRRNVRDPLVAELQALRQAMKLCADLNITDVIFEGDALKVVKAVNNPESSWEWHGQVVEDIKKVLRNRISWKVIHAYRESNYVAHFLAKFSFTVNEDRIWMEEGSEGMQVYVLKEKNVVTKIE from the coding sequence ATGGATGTTTGGGCAGAAAATGCTAGTCCTGTACAGAAATGGGtttcaaatgaaagggagaTGCAAGAGCTGTGGGCAGATTGGTGTGAAAAGCTGAGTATAAATGATCTGGAGTTGATGGTTATGGTTCTTAGAAGAATTTGGTTGAGGCGAAAcagttttgtttttgaaaacaaatttgaaAAGCCTGATGTGCTATTCAAGTTAGCTGCTGACAGCTTGTTTCAGTTTAAACAAGTTCAACAACAGAGTCATAAGAATCAAGATTCAGGTATAAGAAGAGGGAGATCTTGTAGATGGAAGGCTCCTGCAAAAGACCAAGTTAAagttaattgggatgctgctcTGAAGATTAAGGAAGGTAGGATGGGGATTGGTGTGGTGATAAGGGATGAGAATGGGGATGTGATGGTTTCTTTATGTTCACAGAGAAGGAATGTGCGAGATCCTTTAGTGGCAGAACTACAGGCCTTAAGACAAGCTATGAAACTATGTGCAGACTTGAATATAACAGATGTGATATTCGAAGGAGATGCTTTGAAAGTGGTTAAAGCAGTGAACAATCCTGAGTCAAGCTGGGAATGGCATGGTCAGGTGGTTGAAGATATCAAGAAGGTGCTGAGAAATAGGATTAGTTGGAAGGTTATACATGCATACAGAGAGAGCAATTATGTAGCTCATTTTCttgcaaaattttcttttactgtAAATGAAGATAGAATATGGATGGAAGAGGGTTCGGAAGGTATGCAAGTTTATGTACTGAAGGAAAAAAATGTTGTTACTAAAATTGAATGA